The Rhodococcus triatomae genome includes a window with the following:
- the ftsH gene encoding ATP-dependent zinc metalloprotease FtsH: MNRKTVIRNLAIVFGILLVIYAFSYFGNDTRGFQNVDTSVAIAQLDAENVNKAQIDDREQQIRLWLNDGNDDTEGSTEILAKYPESASEQLFDKVSSQGLESYNTTVTQDSWFSSILLFMLPMIILLGIFFFVMSRMQGGGRGGVMGFGKSKAKQLSKDMPKTTFSDVAGADEAVEELYEIKDFLQSPARYQALGAKIPKGVLLYGPPGTGKTLLARAVAGEAGVPFFTISGSDFVEMFVGVGASRVRDLFEQAKQNSPCIIFVDEIDAVGRQRGAGLGGGHDEREQTLNQLLVEMDGFGDRQGIILIAATNRPDILDPALLRPGRFDRQIPVGAPDLAGRRAILKVHSQGKPIDQNADLEGLAKRTVGMSGADLANVINEAALLTARENGSLITEAALEESVDRVVGGPRRKSRIISEEEKKITAYHEGGHTLAAWAMPDIEPVYKVTILARGRTGGHAMTVPEDDKGLMTRSEMIARLVMAMGGRAAEELVFHEPTTGASSDIDMATKIARAMVTEYGMSAKLGAVRYGQEGGDPFLGRSMGVQSDYSHEVAREIDEEVRNLIEAAHTEAWSILNEYRDVLDVLASELLERETLTRKDLEKIFTSVEKRPRITLFNDFGDRVPSDKPPIKTPRELAIERGEPWPPHQEPEPVLSGAGAQATPSNGYPQPQVPQGSAQNSGPQHGGPQHAGPSHGGPQYGGPYGGPQHGGPQYGSPQHGGPHNGGPQNGGPYGGYPQGGYPQGGGYQQPAPGSYQPGVPEQRPDYGAPAGWSAPGWPPRDGGQGPEQQGWEQPGQQSQPQAGQGPAPQEQAQQGPQDQARPGDDDTPTRAWEGPDGGR; the protein is encoded by the coding sequence ATGAACCGTAAGACAGTGATTCGCAACCTGGCGATCGTTTTCGGCATCCTGTTGGTGATCTACGCCTTCAGCTACTTCGGGAACGACACGCGGGGCTTCCAGAATGTCGACACGTCCGTCGCGATCGCCCAGCTCGACGCGGAGAACGTGAACAAGGCGCAGATCGACGACCGCGAGCAGCAGATCCGGCTCTGGCTGAACGACGGCAACGACGACACCGAGGGCAGCACCGAGATCCTCGCGAAGTACCCGGAGTCGGCGTCGGAGCAGTTGTTCGACAAGGTGTCCTCGCAGGGTCTCGAGAGCTACAACACCACGGTCACGCAGGACAGCTGGTTCTCCTCGATCCTGCTGTTCATGCTGCCGATGATCATTCTGCTCGGCATCTTCTTCTTCGTGATGAGCCGCATGCAGGGCGGTGGCCGCGGCGGTGTCATGGGCTTCGGCAAGTCGAAGGCCAAGCAGCTGTCCAAGGACATGCCGAAGACCACCTTCTCCGACGTCGCGGGTGCGGACGAGGCCGTCGAAGAGCTGTACGAGATCAAGGACTTCCTGCAGAGCCCGGCGCGCTACCAGGCGCTCGGCGCGAAGATCCCCAAGGGTGTTCTGCTCTACGGCCCGCCGGGAACGGGTAAGACGCTGCTCGCCCGCGCCGTCGCAGGCGAGGCCGGTGTCCCGTTCTTCACCATCTCCGGTTCGGACTTCGTGGAGATGTTCGTCGGTGTCGGCGCCTCCCGTGTCCGCGACCTCTTCGAGCAGGCCAAGCAGAACAGCCCCTGCATCATCTTCGTCGACGAGATCGACGCCGTCGGCCGTCAGCGCGGTGCCGGCCTCGGCGGTGGCCACGACGAGCGCGAGCAGACGCTCAACCAGTTGCTCGTCGAGATGGACGGCTTCGGCGACCGCCAGGGCATCATCCTCATCGCGGCCACCAACCGACCGGACATTCTCGACCCGGCGCTACTGCGCCCGGGCCGGTTCGACCGTCAGATCCCGGTCGGTGCACCCGACCTGGCCGGTAGGCGGGCGATCTTGAAGGTGCACTCGCAGGGCAAGCCGATCGACCAGAACGCGGACCTCGAGGGCCTGGCCAAGCGCACTGTCGGCATGTCCGGCGCAGACCTGGCCAACGTCATCAACGAGGCGGCGCTGCTCACGGCGCGCGAGAACGGCAGCCTCATCACCGAGGCCGCGCTGGAGGAGTCCGTGGACCGCGTCGTCGGCGGACCGCGGCGCAAGAGCCGGATCATCAGCGAGGAAGAGAAGAAGATCACCGCCTACCACGAGGGCGGGCACACTCTCGCGGCGTGGGCGATGCCGGACATCGAGCCGGTGTACAAGGTCACGATCCTCGCGCGGGGCCGCACCGGGGGCCATGCCATGACCGTCCCCGAGGACGACAAGGGCCTGATGACCCGGTCCGAGATGATCGCGCGACTCGTCATGGCGATGGGTGGCCGCGCTGCCGAGGAACTGGTGTTCCACGAGCCGACGACGGGAGCGTCGTCGGATATCGACATGGCGACCAAGATCGCTCGTGCGATGGTCACCGAATACGGCATGAGCGCGAAACTCGGTGCCGTCCGGTACGGACAGGAGGGCGGCGACCCGTTCCTCGGACGCTCCATGGGCGTGCAGTCGGACTACTCGCACGAGGTGGCCCGCGAGATCGACGAGGAGGTGCGCAACCTCATCGAGGCGGCACACACCGAGGCGTGGTCGATCCTCAACGAGTATCGCGACGTGCTCGACGTCCTGGCGTCGGAACTGCTCGAACGCGAGACCCTCACCCGTAAGGATCTCGAGAAGATCTTCACGTCGGTGGAGAAGCGTCCCCGGATCACCCTCTTCAACGATTTCGGCGATCGCGTTCCTTCGGACAAGCCGCCGATCAAGACTCCGCGCGAGCTCGCCATCGAACGCGGCGAGCCGTGGCCCCCGCACCAGGAGCCCGAGCCGGTGCTCAGCGGCGCAGGGGCGCAGGCAACGCCGTCCAACGGGTACCCGCAGCCGCAGGTGCCGCAGGGTAGCGCCCAGAACAGCGGGCCGCAGCATGGTGGACCGCAGCACGCGGGTCCTTCCCACGGTGGCCCCCAGTACGGCGGTCCGTACGGCGGTCCGCAGCATGGCGGCCCCCAGTACGGCAGCCCGCAGCACGGTGGGCCCCACAACGGTGGACCTCAGAACGGTGGGCCGTACGGTGGCTATCCGCAAGGGGGCTACCCGCAGGGCGGCGGCTACCAGCAGCCGGCTCCCGGCTCGTACCAGCCGGGTGTACCCGAGCAGCGGCCCGACTACGGTGCCCCGGCCGGCTGGTCAGCACCCGGCTGGCCGCCGCGTGACGGTGGCCAGGGCCCCGAACAGCAGGGCTGGGAACAGCCCGGCCAACAGTCCCAGCCGCAGGCCGGACAAGGCCCGGCCCCACAGGAGCAGGCCCAGCAGGGCCCACAGGATCAGGCTCGGCCGGGAGACGACGACACCCCCACCCGCGCGTGGGAGGGGCCGGACGGCGGTCGCTGA
- the hpt gene encoding hypoxanthine phosphoribosyltransferase encodes MYEGDIASVLISEEEIQQRTAELAAEVAGRYPDGGPDGDLLLVGVLKGAIFFMTDFARALTIPSQLEFMAVSSYGSSTSSSGVVRILKDLDKDIAGRHVLIVEDIIDSGLTLSWLMRNLSTRNPASLEVVTLLRKPEAVKVDIEVAHVGFDIPNEFVVGYGLDYAERYRDLPYIGTLDPKVYGG; translated from the coding sequence GTGTACGAGGGCGACATCGCATCGGTGCTGATTTCCGAGGAGGAGATCCAGCAGCGCACCGCCGAACTGGCCGCGGAGGTCGCCGGGCGCTACCCGGACGGCGGACCCGACGGCGACCTGCTCCTCGTCGGCGTGCTCAAGGGCGCCATCTTCTTCATGACCGACTTCGCGCGGGCCCTGACGATCCCTTCGCAACTCGAGTTCATGGCCGTCAGTTCCTACGGCTCGTCCACCTCGTCCTCCGGTGTGGTGCGGATCCTCAAGGATCTCGACAAGGACATCGCCGGACGGCACGTGCTGATCGTCGAGGACATCATCGACTCCGGGCTGACCCTGTCCTGGCTGATGCGCAACCTCTCCACCCGCAACCCGGCTTCCCTCGAGGTCGTCACGCTGCTGCGCAAGCCGGAGGCCGTCAAGGTGGACATCGAGGTGGCCCACGTGGGCTTCGACATCCCCAACGAGTTCGTCGTCGGATATGGGCTCGACTACGCGGAGCGGTACCGCGACCTGCCGTACATCGGCACCCTCGACCCGAAGGTCTACGGCGGCTGA
- the folK gene encoding 2-amino-4-hydroxy-6-hydroxymethyldihydropteridine diphosphokinase, producing MSRAVLSVGSNVGDSLAHLRSVVDALADVTVSVSAVYATAPWGGVEQQDFLNAVVVVDDPATDCRGWLRRGQELEAAAERIRARRWGPRTLDVDIVVCDDVRSDDPVLTLPHPRAHERAFVLIPWLEVEPDAGLVVDDQIVRADALLSRLDAAERAGVRKLDQGLRR from the coding sequence GTGAGCCGCGCCGTGCTGTCCGTCGGGTCCAATGTCGGCGACAGCCTCGCCCATCTGCGGTCGGTCGTCGACGCGCTCGCCGACGTGACGGTGTCGGTGTCCGCGGTCTATGCGACGGCGCCGTGGGGCGGTGTCGAGCAGCAGGATTTCCTCAACGCCGTGGTGGTGGTGGACGACCCGGCAACCGACTGCCGCGGATGGCTACGACGGGGACAGGAACTGGAGGCCGCGGCCGAGCGCATCCGGGCACGGCGTTGGGGGCCCCGCACGCTCGACGTCGACATCGTGGTGTGCGACGACGTCCGCAGCGACGATCCCGTTCTGACCCTTCCGCACCCTCGGGCGCACGAGCGTGCGTTCGTGCTGATCCCGTGGTTGGAGGTCGAACCGGACGCCGGACTCGTCGTGGACGATCAGATCGTGCGTGCCGATGCCCTGCTGAGCCGTCTCGACGCCGCCGAGCGGGCGGGGGTCCGGAAGCTCGACCAGGGGTTGCGGCGATGA
- the folE gene encoding GTP cyclohydrolase I FolE yields MSVNDLSSDGHSGAGVDSVVPSAEVATATGRPFDQERAEAAVRELLIAVGEDPSRPGLVDTPARVARAYREVFAGLYTDPDAVLNTTFDEGHQELVVVRDIPMFSTCEHHLVSFHGVAHVGYIPGPTGRVTGLSKLARLVDLYAKRPQVQERLTSQVADAMMRKLDPRGVIVVVEAEHLCMAMRGIRKPGARTTTSAVRGTLQSSAASRSEALDLILRK; encoded by the coding sequence TTGTCGGTCAACGATCTGAGCAGTGACGGCCACAGCGGGGCAGGCGTCGATTCGGTGGTGCCATCCGCTGAGGTGGCCACTGCCACCGGGCGGCCGTTCGACCAGGAACGCGCCGAGGCTGCAGTGCGCGAGTTGCTGATCGCGGTCGGCGAGGATCCGTCCCGCCCCGGCCTCGTGGACACACCTGCCCGAGTGGCGCGTGCCTACCGCGAGGTGTTCGCCGGTCTGTACACCGATCCCGACGCCGTCCTGAACACGACCTTCGACGAGGGGCACCAGGAACTCGTCGTCGTGCGCGACATCCCGATGTTCTCCACGTGCGAGCACCATCTGGTCTCGTTCCACGGCGTCGCGCACGTCGGCTACATTCCCGGCCCGACGGGTCGGGTCACCGGGCTGTCGAAGCTGGCCCGCCTCGTCGATCTCTACGCCAAGCGCCCTCAGGTGCAGGAGCGGCTGACCAGCCAGGTCGCCGACGCGATGATGCGCAAGCTCGATCCGCGCGGCGTGATCGTGGTGGTCGAGGCGGAGCACCTGTGCATGGCCATGCGGGGTATCCGCAAACCCGGCGCCCGCACGACGACCTCGGCAGTGCGCGGCACGCTGCAGTCGAGCGCCGCCTCGCGGTCCGAGGCCCTGGACCTGATCCTGCGCAAATGA
- the folB gene encoding dihydroneopterin aldolase, whose product MPDRIELRGLRVRGNHGVFDHERRDGQDFLVDVTVWMDLAPAASSDALADTLHYGELAELAAGIVAGPPRDLIETVAGEIADAVLAEDGRVERVEVTVHKPAAPIPLTFADVAVVVDRARRS is encoded by the coding sequence ATGCCTGACCGGATCGAACTGCGCGGCCTCCGGGTCCGCGGCAATCACGGTGTGTTCGACCACGAGCGCCGCGACGGCCAGGACTTCCTCGTCGACGTCACGGTGTGGATGGATCTGGCACCGGCCGCGTCCTCGGACGCCCTCGCGGACACCCTGCACTACGGCGAGCTGGCCGAACTCGCGGCGGGTATCGTCGCGGGCCCACCGCGCGACCTCATCGAAACGGTGGCGGGAGAGATCGCGGACGCCGTGCTCGCCGAGGACGGCCGGGTCGAGCGTGTCGAGGTCACCGTGCACAAACCCGCGGCGCCGATCCCGCTGACCTTCGCCGACGTCGCCGTCGTGGTGGATCGGGCGAGGCGATCGTGA
- the tilS gene encoding tRNA lysidine(34) synthetase TilS, whose protein sequence is MRLPEEPAILEVRHAVRAWLAAHAPTGPVTVALSGGADSLALTAAAVAEADVVHAVVVDHRLQSGSAEVADRARQRALTLGCLSAEVVSVEVQGPGGVEAAARRARYAALGAAAHGRPVLLGHTLDDQAETVLLGLARGSGGRSIWGMSPFDEPWGRPLLGVRRAVTRTACRELGLDPYEDPHNSSPDFVRVRLRAEVLPLLEDVLGGGVSAALARTADQLREDGAVLDVLAADVGGDARGSGDEGVDVAALEPAAPPVRRRVLRSWLLDAGATSLTDKQLRAVDDLVGRWRGQGGVAVGGGSPEARLVVTRRHGRLSVGLDDRGRV, encoded by the coding sequence GTGCGACTCCCGGAGGAGCCCGCGATCCTGGAGGTCCGCCACGCCGTACGGGCCTGGCTGGCCGCACACGCACCGACCGGCCCCGTGACGGTGGCGCTGTCCGGTGGAGCGGACTCGCTCGCGCTCACCGCGGCCGCCGTCGCGGAGGCGGACGTCGTCCACGCCGTGGTGGTCGATCACCGGCTGCAATCGGGTTCCGCCGAGGTCGCGGATCGGGCACGGCAGCGGGCGCTGACGCTCGGATGCCTGTCCGCGGAGGTCGTCTCCGTCGAGGTGCAGGGGCCCGGCGGGGTCGAGGCGGCGGCCCGGCGTGCCAGATATGCAGCGCTCGGCGCGGCCGCACACGGCCGGCCGGTCCTGCTCGGGCACACCCTCGACGACCAGGCCGAGACGGTGTTGCTCGGCCTCGCCCGCGGCTCCGGCGGGCGATCGATCTGGGGCATGAGTCCGTTCGACGAGCCGTGGGGACGCCCCCTGCTCGGTGTCCGGCGCGCCGTCACCCGGACCGCGTGCCGGGAGCTGGGCCTGGACCCGTACGAGGATCCGCACAACTCGTCCCCCGACTTCGTGCGGGTGCGGCTGCGCGCCGAGGTACTGCCCCTGCTCGAGGACGTCCTCGGTGGGGGTGTGTCGGCGGCACTGGCCCGGACGGCCGATCAGCTCCGTGAGGACGGCGCTGTCCTGGACGTGCTCGCCGCGGATGTGGGTGGGGACGCGCGTGGGAGCGGTGACGAAGGCGTCGACGTCGCGGCCCTCGAGCCGGCCGCGCCGCCCGTCCGCAGGAGAGTCCTGCGGTCCTGGCTCCTCGACGCGGGTGCAACGTCCTTGACGGACAAGCAGTTACGGGCGGTCGACGATCTGGTCGGCCGTTGGCGCGGTCAGGGCGGGGTGGCGGTCGGTGGGGGTTCGCCCGAGGCGAGGTTGGTGGTCACCCGGCGGCATGGCAGGCTGAGCGTCGGACTGGACGACCGAGGAAGGGTATGA
- a CDS encoding DUF6779 domain-containing protein: protein MTNAGRPRAAARRGTRSGGQMIVAALLAVAVAASLFLVFTDSVQLLRVGIVVAAWGTVFGAIALTKYRRESALDKAKATDLQTVYELQLEREITARREYELAVEQRVRAEVGADAEEMAALRAELSALRKSLEQLFDGALHTERIALRADSTRVQEISGGPYSSYQPAASGLYIPGSTNSGERPTPSGPMLASPDDAPVTAETAIITAEVREEYETRRPASGASRDGSRVSPPESDAERTDPRGSVPRFSTSGLPDVASTRASEPVARRAAERAPEPVPEPEPVAKPQREPEPQREPEPQAGVAGGAESAEFVPEAEPEAELDAPQEPEATPRRRRRAVEDDEAPSGAHSSGLTVAEIIANMRSADDASSPEVGTGRRRRRAE, encoded by the coding sequence ATGACGAATGCGGGTCGGCCACGAGCCGCCGCGCGCCGGGGTACGCGCAGCGGTGGCCAGATGATCGTGGCCGCCCTGCTCGCCGTCGCGGTCGCGGCGTCGCTGTTCCTGGTGTTCACCGACAGCGTGCAGCTGTTGCGGGTCGGCATCGTGGTCGCCGCGTGGGGCACCGTGTTCGGGGCCATCGCGCTCACGAAGTACCGCCGCGAATCGGCACTGGACAAGGCGAAGGCGACGGATCTGCAGACGGTGTACGAGTTGCAGCTCGAACGCGAGATCACGGCGCGCCGCGAGTACGAGTTGGCCGTCGAGCAACGGGTCCGGGCCGAGGTCGGCGCAGACGCCGAGGAGATGGCGGCGCTGCGCGCGGAACTGTCCGCCCTGCGTAAGAGTCTCGAGCAACTCTTCGACGGTGCACTGCACACCGAGCGGATCGCCCTGCGCGCCGATTCGACCCGGGTGCAAGAGATTTCGGGTGGCCCGTACTCGAGTTACCAACCGGCGGCATCCGGGCTCTACATTCCCGGTTCGACGAACTCGGGTGAGCGTCCGACGCCGTCGGGACCGATGCTGGCCTCGCCGGACGACGCGCCGGTGACTGCCGAGACCGCGATCATCACCGCGGAGGTGCGGGAGGAGTACGAGACTCGTCGGCCCGCATCCGGTGCCTCCCGGGACGGAAGCCGCGTGTCGCCACCCGAATCCGACGCCGAGCGCACGGACCCGCGCGGCTCCGTGCCGCGGTTCTCCACGTCGGGATTGCCGGACGTGGCGAGCACGCGGGCGTCGGAGCCGGTCGCACGACGCGCGGCGGAACGGGCCCCGGAGCCGGTTCCGGAACCCGAGCCGGTGGCGAAACCACAGCGAGAGCCGGAACCACAGCGAGAGCCGGAGCCGCAGGCCGGGGTCGCGGGCGGTGCCGAGTCCGCCGAGTTCGTTCCGGAAGCAGAGCCGGAAGCGGAGCTGGACGCCCCCCAGGAGCCCGAAGCCACGCCGCGACGGCGCCGCCGGGCCGTCGAGGACGACGAGGCCCCCTCGGGAGCACATTCGAGCGGTCTCACCGTCGCCGAGATCATCGCCAACATGCGCTCGGCCGACGACGCGTCGTCACCCGAGGTCGGAACGGGACGTCGCCGCCGCCGCGCCGAGTAG
- a CDS encoding DUF3180 domain-containing protein, which yields MMKPTRIWDLLGLAVLAVVATWILVRVFYGSFPPIPLFAGASLYPVAAIEVVLAFMIRTRVANREIGDGPRQLHPITAARTVALAKASALVGSATAGVWIGFLLYLLPQQTFLRAAAADTPGAWVGLGGAVALVAAALWLEHCCRTPDDPDEAAH from the coding sequence ATGATGAAGCCCACGAGAATCTGGGACCTCCTCGGCCTGGCAGTCCTGGCCGTGGTCGCGACCTGGATCCTGGTGCGTGTGTTCTACGGCTCGTTTCCGCCGATTCCGTTGTTCGCCGGGGCCTCGCTCTATCCGGTTGCCGCGATCGAAGTGGTGCTGGCGTTCATGATCCGGACTCGGGTCGCGAACCGTGAGATCGGCGACGGCCCGCGGCAACTGCACCCCATCACGGCCGCGCGCACGGTTGCGTTGGCCAAGGCATCCGCGCTGGTGGGATCCGCGACCGCGGGCGTGTGGATCGGCTTTCTGCTGTACCTGCTGCCGCAGCAGACGTTTCTGCGGGCGGCGGCGGCCGACACTCCGGGCGCCTGGGTCGGATTGGGCGGCGCCGTGGCGCTCGTCGCTGCGGCTCTGTGGCTCGAGCACTGCTGCCGTACGCCGGACGACCCGGACGAAGCCGCGCACTGA
- the folP gene encoding dihydropteroate synthase: MSRLPAPGRTAVMGVLNVTSDSFSDGGRYLDRDAAVARGIELGRLGVDVVDVGGESTRPGATRIDPEIEASRVAPVVADLVAEGLCVSVDTMRASVAAAALEAGATIVNDVSGGRADPEMARVVAEARAPWVLMHWRSAADYVHRGAADHYDDVVREVTAELTVQVDLAMAAGVEPADLVLDPGLGFAKNAGHNWALLHALPELTALGFPVLIGASRKRFLGALLADDTGAPRPPAGRETATAVVSALASVHGAWGVRVHDAQASLDAIAVAGAWGRGHA; the protein is encoded by the coding sequence ATGAGCCGTCTCCCCGCGCCAGGACGTACCGCAGTGATGGGTGTCCTCAACGTCACGAGTGATTCGTTCTCGGACGGTGGCCGGTACCTCGATCGCGATGCCGCGGTTGCCCGCGGCATCGAACTCGGTCGTCTGGGTGTCGACGTCGTCGACGTCGGAGGTGAATCGACGCGTCCGGGCGCGACCCGCATCGACCCGGAGATCGAGGCGTCTCGCGTGGCGCCCGTGGTCGCGGACCTGGTCGCGGAGGGACTCTGCGTCAGTGTCGACACGATGCGGGCCTCCGTCGCGGCCGCCGCACTGGAGGCGGGAGCAACGATCGTCAACGACGTGTCCGGCGGTCGCGCCGACCCGGAGATGGCGCGGGTGGTGGCCGAGGCGAGGGCGCCGTGGGTACTCATGCACTGGCGCTCTGCCGCCGATTACGTCCATCGGGGCGCCGCCGACCACTACGACGACGTGGTGCGCGAGGTGACCGCCGAGTTGACGGTGCAGGTGGATCTCGCGATGGCTGCCGGCGTCGAGCCGGCCGACCTGGTGCTCGATCCGGGCCTGGGATTCGCGAAGAACGCCGGGCACAACTGGGCACTGTTGCATGCGCTCCCCGAACTCACCGCACTCGGGTTCCCGGTGCTGATCGGTGCGTCCCGCAAGCGTTTCCTCGGCGCGCTGCTCGCCGACGACACCGGCGCACCCCGGCCTCCGGCCGGTCGCGAGACGGCGACCGCCGTGGTGTCCGCGCTCGCGTCCGTCCACGGTGCGTGGGGTGTGCGGGTACACGACGCGCAGGCGTCGCTGGACGCGATCGCCGTCGCGGGCGCATGGGGGCGCGGGCATGCCTGA
- a CDS encoding amidase, whose protein sequence is MGEPANSPETAVTIAQRVRAGTLDAADVVESTLDRIARHDDVFHAFVDVHADEARAAAVALDRAPDRAEFPLAGVPVAIKDVVPMAGHTLREGSAAAPMEPATTDHPVVTRLRQAGAILVGRTAVPELCVWGTTDVPGRITRNPRNPAYTAGGSSGGAGAAVAAGMVPLAHGTDGLGSIRIPAANCGVFGIKPGRGLVPSELGANSWFGMGENGVLATTVGDAALMLSVLAAEPGLADVATPEPLRVGIAPSSPSPVVSVDERWSAAAHDAGSLLADLGHRTTPTRLPYPVDLLPLLARWTLGTAADAEEFDDELLQPRTRRHIGVGRMLRSVNPRSLDRLEAAFSRVFEGIDLVVTPTLLRPGPAAIAWSEKSWVANMLSNVRYASFTPVWNLLGWPAASVPFGVHPVSRTPTAVQIAGPPGAESAILGLAGEIERARAWERVADLS, encoded by the coding sequence ATGGGTGAGCCCGCGAACAGTCCCGAGACCGCCGTCACGATCGCGCAGCGCGTCCGCGCGGGCACCCTCGACGCCGCCGACGTCGTCGAGAGCACGCTCGATCGGATCGCGCGCCACGACGACGTCTTCCACGCGTTCGTGGACGTCCACGCCGACGAGGCTCGCGCTGCGGCAGTCGCCCTGGACCGGGCGCCCGACCGCGCCGAGTTCCCGCTCGCCGGAGTCCCGGTGGCGATCAAGGACGTGGTCCCGATGGCCGGCCACACATTGCGCGAGGGATCCGCCGCGGCGCCCATGGAACCCGCGACCACCGACCACCCCGTCGTGACCCGGTTGCGACAGGCGGGCGCGATCCTGGTCGGCCGGACCGCCGTTCCGGAACTGTGCGTGTGGGGCACGACCGACGTCCCGGGGCGGATCACCCGCAATCCCCGCAACCCCGCCTACACCGCAGGTGGGTCCTCCGGCGGCGCCGGCGCCGCGGTCGCCGCGGGCATGGTGCCACTGGCCCACGGCACGGACGGCCTCGGTTCCATCCGGATTCCCGCGGCCAACTGCGGAGTGTTCGGGATCAAGCCCGGCCGGGGACTGGTTCCGTCGGAACTGGGTGCCAACAGCTGGTTCGGTATGGGAGAGAACGGCGTCCTCGCGACGACGGTCGGGGACGCGGCACTGATGCTGTCGGTGCTCGCGGCCGAACCGGGCCTCGCGGACGTCGCCACTCCCGAGCCCCTGCGCGTGGGCATCGCACCGTCGTCGCCGAGCCCGGTGGTGTCGGTGGACGAACGGTGGAGCGCTGCGGCGCACGATGCCGGCTCGTTGCTCGCCGATCTCGGTCACCGGACCACGCCGACCCGCTTGCCGTATCCGGTCGACCTGCTGCCACTGCTCGCGCGGTGGACGCTGGGCACCGCCGCCGACGCGGAGGAGTTCGACGACGAACTCCTGCAGCCGCGCACTCGCAGGCACATCGGTGTCGGCCGGATGCTGCGGTCGGTCAACCCCCGTTCGCTGGACCGGCTCGAAGCAGCGTTCTCCCGCGTGTTCGAGGGCATCGATCTGGTGGTCACGCCGACGCTCCTGCGTCCCGGACCCGCGGCCATCGCCTGGAGCGAGAAGTCCTGGGTGGCGAACATGCTGTCCAACGTGCGCTACGCCTCGTTCACGCCGGTGTGGAACCTGCTCGGCTGGCCGGCCGCGAGTGTTCCCTTCGGGGTCCACCCGGTTTCGCGGACACCGACGGCAGTGCAGATCGCAGGTCCACCGGGTGCCGAATCCGCCATCCTGGGCCTGGCCGGTGAGATCGAACGGGCGCGGGCCTGGGAGCGGGTCGCCGATCTGAGCTGA